The DNA window AGACTGAGAGCAAACACGATCCGCTCTCAGTCTTACATACCCTACTCCGAGGCAATGCAGCGCGCGAGaaaagaaatcctcaatgagaaacaggaaaaagaagaaaaacaaacacgggACTCTCCCGCACAAATAGATAGCTTCtggaaaacacaaacacacacacataaccaagTCACCTCCACCCCTGCGGAGGGATATGCAAAGGCGCTCAGGCGCACACAGCTGGGGGAAACTCGACAACCTCTCCCACCACGCATACCCAAACAGACAACCTCAAATAAGTCTAACAGCCACGTGCCACCCAAACCTAGACAGACAGCCATAGACAAATCAATCAGCCACGAGCCACgaacacaacgcacacacgcagaacaaacacagacaaacaaaatccCCTCATCCTCAGACACTATAGAAAAAGCAATAGACCACATTTACACCCGAGTAATGGAAAAAGTAGAGACCAGCATCACAGACATCCTCAGGGCAGAAAAACTAAAAACCGAAAAGGAACTAGCCACAGCAATACTACAAAAGcaagaaaatcaaaaacaacaagaactcACGACTAACACTCCAGACGGCGAGGCCACAGAATTCGTGCAAATGTGCCTCAGTTTTATGATAGCGGCCAGACAGCAACAAAACCCAGGCTTCTTGATCAAATCCATTGAAGACGTTTATTTCTCTTTAACTAAAAAACCGGCAGTACATACCTCACCAGACAAAAAACTACTGGCACTGGGTGCCCTGGCTGGAAGCAGGGAGCTCAGCGCACGAGAAATTCAAGACATTAGAAATAATGCATAATAAGCAACATCGAACAGTTAACATGCTCTATAAAGCGCAATTAATATTTACGATTCTAGTGTCCATAATGGCAGGAAAAACAGGGAAAGAAAATATTTTACCGTGCGGTAAAAACCTAAcagtactacagtggaactgtcgcAGCCTAAATAAAAATATCTTGTATCTGACCCAATTTTTAAGCCAAAATAAATGCGACGTCCTCTGTATACAGTCTCCCCTATGCTATTTTAACAAATTACCAAACCTGGAGGGCTTCTATTACCCACCTGTTATTGACCTTAAAGACAAAGGCAAATGGCTAAAAGTGGTAACATATATTAAGTGCGGGCTATCGTACGAAGCCATAAAATCGCCGGTAACACCTAACCCACTCGGACACTCCTGTGCCGTCCAGATACCATCAAAATACGGCAAAAAAATCAACTTAGTAAATGTTTATTATCCTAAGGGATGCAGCAAAATAGAGGATTCAGCATGGCTGACTGAGCTAAACGAAAATGCAGGCCACTGGATGATAGTGGGAGATTTTAATGACCATCACAACATGTGGGACCcttatgttaaaaacaaaaccagccaCCTCGCTGACAACATAAATAACTCTCTTCTACAATTACTAAACGACGGTTCCGTTACTCGGATACCGGACGTTCACAATCATAAACCCTCTGCCATAGACCTGTCCCTGGTCAGCACGGACATCTACCTAAATTCTGACTGGACAGTCTTTCCAGACACCCTGCAATCCGACCACCTAGCTATTTTGATTACCCTGTATAACACTGACCCCGgacatgaaaataaaaataggaAAGCAGAGTATAATTACAACTTAGCGGACTGGTCGCTTTTTCAACAGCTACTACAAAAACCCTCAGCAGAGGACGTTCAAGATAACGATATCGAAATATATTATAACAACTTGCGAAACTGCATTATAGACGCAGCTGACCGTAGCATAcctaaaaaaacatttaaaaagttCACAGGTAAAACCCAGCCTGCCTCCTGGTGGAATGAGGAATGTCAGGAAGCCATAGATAACAAACGCCTTATCACCCAAAGATTTCTAAAGAATCAAAATAACATAAATTATGACCTGATGAAACATCATCAGAGAAATTGCAGTAAGGTAACTGCCCAAGCCAAGCTGAAGGACTGGTCAAACTTCGTGTCAGAAAACATAACATCATATAGAGACTCCAGTAAGGTATGGAAAAAGATAAAACAGCACAAAGGTAGATTTAAACTTCCAGATAAACCCCTTAACGATAACGGCAGATTAACGGTAGGAGACAGGGATAAGGCGGACGTGCTGGCTGAGACCTTCTCCCGGGTTAGTAAATTAAAGTACATGGAACCAGACAAACTGCATTTCCGTACTGAAATGGAAAAAGATTTTAAACACCCAGAGCCAGATAATAGCAATCCCATAAACTGTGCCATGTCTGTCTCGGAATGCGGGAAGGCCATTAAACAAATAAAGCAGGCGAAGAAGGCCCCCGGATCATGCAGAATCTCATATAGTATGATAAAACAACTCCCAAACCATTTTGTAAGTATTCTAACTGACTTTTTTAATACATGTTGGAAAAATGATAAAATTCCTATAGCCTGGAAACAAGCACAAGTCGTGGCGATCCCCAAAGTAGGGAAACCCAAAAACCTTCCCAGCAGTTACAGACCGATCTCACTCACCCCCCACTTAGGGAAAATCTATGAACGTATTATCAAAAACAGGATGGAGTACTTCCTTGACAAAAATAACATTATTCCGCCCTGCCAGGCAGGCTTTCGTAAAGGACGATCCTGCACAGACCACGTGGTACGGCTGgtggaaaaaatgaaaaaaacattaacaagtaaaaacaaaactctACTAACTACCTTTTTCGACGTAAAGAAGGCCTACGATACCGTCTGGCACGCCCGCCTACTCGTTAAAATCCAGCGGCTGGGAATCACAGGCCACACGTACAACTTTATTAAAGATTTCATAACAGGTAGATCCATGCAGGTTAAAGTGGGCGACGCTCTCTCTTACCCACACCCCTTAGAAATGGGGGTACCCCAGGGCAGTATAATTGCTCCGATTCTCTTCAGTGTCATGCTCCATGACATAGACCTAGTAGACGTGAAAGGTGCAACCGTCCTACTGTATGCAGACGATATGGTCATCATTGACACACAAAAACCTAGAATTTATAACAAAACAGAACCCAAAATGAACCCTTTTCAAACCAAGGTAAATAACCTGATAGATTACATGCACCTAAATGGCTTCGACCTCTCTGCAGAGAAAACAGTATTCATGGTTGTATCCAGGCATAAAGTGTTATTAGATAACTGTCGCCTTACAGTGGGTGACATTAAACTAAAACCAAGCAAAACCGTGAAATTCTTAGGGGTCGTCATTCATAGAAACCTGCTCTGGGGCCCCCACATAAACCACCTTgtagaaaaagcaaacaaagtaATTAGCGTGATAAAATTTCTGCGAGCGGAACCATGGGCCAGGGGACAGAAGTTTTTAACAGACATAGTTAAAGCACTTGTCCGGTCACGCCTCACATATGGCCAAGAAGCCTTTTTCGCTGCCCCTAAATCAGACCTTAAACTGCTGGAAACAGTAGAGTTAAAAGCCCTAAAAATTGCACTCAATATACCCAGATCGGCAAACAACAAAGCAACATATGATGAGGTGGGCTGGCTAAGCCTAGCTGAAGAAAGAAAGTTGCGGGCAACACAATATGTATTAAGAGCCACGGCAACTGACTCTAACCCCACAAATGAAGTACTGACAGACGACTTCACCCAGTTTAATAACATAAAGTATACCTGGCTAAGAGAGAAATCCCAAAGACAGTATGATAAAATCTACCCAATATGGGAGTATGCCAAACCAATCCTAAAAAAAGTTAATCTAGAGACTGAAGATATAGTAAGACACAACGCTCCTATGCACCCCCCCTGGCTACTCGAAATACCATCTATTGCGGACAGTCTACCCATAGACTTAAAAAAATCGGATAACCCCCTGCTTGCGGGATCGGTAGCTAAAGAGCTGATAAACACCAAGTATGTACACTTTTTAAAAGTATATACGGACGGGTCAAAATTAAGCGACGGCTCAGTGGGCTGTGCGTTTGTAATTCCCGACCTCCAAATTACTAAAAGGTTTAAATTAAACGATGGTGTTTCCATTTTCACAGCAGAATTATTCGCCATTTATATGGCGCTTTCCTACGTAAATGACCTTACTAACAAACCGTTCGCAGTAGTAGTCTGCACAGACTCTAAATCCTCCCTCCAAGCACTCCAGtcagaaacaaaaaacagatCAGAAATTCAGACAGAGATTAAATTCCTGGCCCATCAAATTATCATCACTGGGACCGAACTACAACTCCAGTATGTTCcctcacacacaggcatacgAGGAAACGACCTAGCGGACTGTGCGGCGAAGGAAGCCGCACTCTTACATAAACAGTTTGTCATAAACTTAAAAGTCTCCCTGTCAGAGGCCAGCTCTAAAATTATTAACTTACTAAACAAGGAACAAAATCAAGGGGAAGAGAGGGACAGGTTCCCtgtactccccctctctctactaACCATGTTCAGGAAAATCAGAACAAACAGCTGTTTATACACATTTATTAAACCCCTCTGCGCATGCGGAGAGCTTGTAAATTTTCACCACATTTTCACGGCATGTCCACATACAACATACTTTCACAGGCTACATGAACACATAAAAACACTCAATCTCACACCTACACAATGTCTCCATCATCATAAAGACCTAGGGTGGAGCCATGTTAAACTGGTCTGCAAAACAATATACACATCACCGCTCGGGAAGTGGTTCTAAAAACAAACTAGTTCTACATATCTAAACGACGTAGCCAGTATATTGATACCCTCCAAATGCCTGCGCCCCACAAGGGAGCGCTCCCATTGGCCGGTTCCCCACTGGGGGCCGGAGCACTGGCGATGTCCAAAAATAGCTCAACTACCATGCCCCAACATCTCTCCTGCATAGTGCGACGAAGCCACAGCCCAGTGCGACGGGCCCACAGCCCCCGACCTTCACCCCAGCCTAACAGAACGGACGGGCTTAAAACACAGTACCGGGTACAAAAAGGCTCTAAACCGGTCCATCCCCCCCACCTCCCTGTGCGTACAGTAGGTACGCGTCCCTGTCCCACAcctcccccactccacccccaccccagaaGGAAGGGGGCTCGTGTCCTGGCGTCTACCCATTATACTCTCTACCATATTCCAACTACTCAGTTGGTGTGCGAGCTCGCCAGCACCCCCCCGCCGGGAGCGAAGGGCATCCCTGCTCCACCTGGCACGGGTGTAGCTGTGCACCGCACACCAAACACCCATATAAAAAGAGACGCTCCTCACCACCATACTCCAACCTCTCGCCTATCTGGTGTGCGCGTCCCGCCGGTGTCCGCCCAACGGGAGCGACGGGCCCgttaccccccctccctccaacctcatcccccctcccctctccgcCTCTTCCTGAGGGTGGGTCACCGAGCACCGCACACCAAGACTCACCCAAATTAAGACACCTAATGAATAAACTAAAACTAATTTACTAGATTATTTGTAGATAAACAAACCTATTTTACTTTAAGAGGACTCAGGTCCACTCTTACCATTCCTTTTTTATTCTATTATGTGTTTAGGGTACGAATGACAGAATGAAAGATctatgttgtatatatatgttatatgttTAAAGGCAAGGCAACCTCTGTATATATGTAAATTGCTGAGACATATTAACTTCAATTTGAAGTAACTGgacttttaaaactttttatcaGAGTGGCTCTGAAATTTTATCAATTTTTTAAACACAACTTTGGAAATAATAAAGAATCAAAAAACTCTtttaatcccccctcccccacaaagTGTCTCGCGTGGCGAAGGGTACGTGCTCATATCgcacaaaaagaaacaacattTTATAACAAACCCTTTTATCAAACAACTTTTAACATCCAAACAACTCCAACCCATCATGCTCCGgcccactcccccctccccccccccccccccccccccacaatacAGCGTATAACcaaatcatgtcccaatataggtccttagttacctgggaggacgttaaaccccaaattctctctctctctctctcctggccGCTCAGTCGACTCTAACTTCGAAATGGCACGTACCAAGCAAACCGCCCGTAAATCCACCGGAGGAAAAGCTCCTCGCAAACAGCTGGCAACCAAGGCCGCTCGCAAAAGCGCCCCTGCCACTGGAGGAGTCAAGAAACCTCATCGTTACAGGCCTGGAACTGTGGCTCTTCGTGAGATCCGTCGTTACCAGAAGAGCACCGAGCTCCTGATCCGCAAGCTGCCCTTCCAGCGTCTGGTGCGCGAAATCGCCCAGGACTTCAAGACAGACCTGCGCTTCCAGAGCTCTGCCGTCATGGCTCTGCAGGAGGCCAGCGAGGCTTACCTGGTCGGTCTCTTTGAGGACACCAACCTGTGCGCCATCCATGCCAAGCGTGTCACCATCATGCCCAAGGACATCCAGCTGGCCCGCCGTATCCGCGGAGAGCGTGCTTAAGTTGCCCCTCCAACGGTTCCGACTCCTCCAAACCCGGCTCTTTTCAGAGCCACCTTCATTTTTCCCAAAAGAGTTGGTCTGCTCTCGTTGCCATCCTAATTGTTACACTCGTAGCAACCATAAACATTTCCTTTCAACACCCTCCCTAAGTACTCGCACTATAGTCACACTCCATTTAACGAACCAAAAACTCCAGCCCTTGTGTTGTCCCTGCGCATATGATCATTTCAAACCCCTATTTGTCATCTGTATTTGACCAAACATCAACAGCTAATGCATTTCAACAATTTGCCTTCTCTCTCTGCCCTATGGACGGCTTTCTTGTCCAAAATGAGCACTCTCACTACAAAATCATGGTCAAGAATGCATTATTTCTATCCCGCAAATCGTTACTTTCTATCTCTAATGCAACACAACACCAATGGGAGGGATCCCTTTCTCTATGAGTGAAGCTCTGTGTGATGAGCACAAATGAATGAGCACGTCATAATCCATTCTGCTTGTGCGCCTATCGACACTGGTTGGCATCAAATTGACCCCGTCTGTGGCTTGAAGCGCTCCAATTTGATATCAATAAGTGATCATTTTATTTGCCTCTCATCATTTTCTTGACAGTTCCCTTTCGCTCAGTTGCAATCATACATCCAACCCCCtgccctccctccttctcttttgtttacgtagCCAACACTTGTATAGATTTACGACGACACTAtcaatgacaaaacaataacaaacaatagTGTTTTAATATGTAAACACGAAGGAGTTAGCAGTGGCAACGAGACACATTCAGCCCCTCTTGGGAAAATGAAGGTGGTCCTAAGAAGGACCGGAGAAGGGTTATTGTGGATGCGAGATCCGCGACTTGATGCGTCTAACCACCGAAGCCGTACAGAGTACGACCCTGGCGTTTGAGGGCGTAGACCACATCCATGGCGGTCACAGTCTTCCTCTTGGCGTGCTCAGTGTACGTGACGGCATCACGGATCACGTTCTCCAGGAATACCTTGAGAACTCCGCGAGTCTCCTCGTAGATGAGACCAGAGATACGCTTGACACCGCCACGGCGAGCCAGACGACGGATAGCGGGCTTGGTGATACCCTGGATGTTATCACGCAAAACTTTCCTGTGACGCTTGGCGCCCCCCTTTCCGAGACCCTTTCCTCCTTTACCACGGCCAGTCATGATGAATGTTTCTACGAGTCGTGCGATTCGAGAATGCTTCTCAGCTCGCCGGCGCAGCCGCCTTATATACAGCAGACGCGGGCCCGTGAGAAAGCAAAACACCGCTCCACAAGCGTGAACTTTGATTGGCTGAGAGAGCGAAGAGTCGCCTCGCTCTATTTTCACAcccactgtctgtgtctgtgtctgtgtctgtgtctgtgtcactggTCACTGTCACTGGTCACTGTCACTGGTCACTgtccactgtcactgtcagcaaATGTCTTCAGCTCAAGTAAAACACATCATATCTCAAATTGCTCATACCCAGCCCCAACCTGCAATGTGAAAAGTCTGTGTGGCAGGAATTGCAGCTATATGATCATTTAGAtacattgctgcaaagaaggacatcattatcattatcattatagCCTGCGGCACATCGATTCAAGTTGTACATTCTCCATGTGAATGTGATGCAACTTGAAGCCTGCTCACTTGAAACGTTGCTTGTTGGCGTAGCAACTCGATTCACCTtaccttcttcgtcttcttgttcttgttcttgttctttttgttcttgttcttgttcttcttcttctgccttcgtgggctgaaactcccacgcacactcgtgtttttgcacgagtggaattttacgtgtatgaccgttttttccccgccattaaggcagccatacgccgctttcggaggaagcatgctgggtattttcgtgtttctataacccaccgaactctgacatggattacaggatcttttccgtgcgcacttggtcttgtgcttgcgtgtacacacgaagggggatacgccactagcaggtctgcacataagttgacctgggagatcggaaaaatctccacacttaacagGCCGGGCCTGGATTCGatccctcgaccttccgattactagaggccgacgtcttaccaccccgccacagcgcccgtcggatTCACCTTATCAATTAGGCCTCACATTCACTTGTCATCCACGTTTGTTTTGACGCGATCACCTACCGTAGGCAGGGTTCAGGCAGGCACCCGTGGTGCATGTGGTTGTTGGACAAAAGCGTTTTTGTGGCTGTGATTTGTGCATGCCTTGACTATTTTCATCTGTACAAAATTGTGTATgcatatgtgtatgtatgtatgtatgtatgtatgtatgtatgtatgtatgtatgtatgtatgtatgtatgtatgtatgtatgtatgtatgtatgtatgtatgtatgtatgtatgtatgtatgtatgtatgtatgtatgtatgtatgtatgtatgtatgtatgtatgtatgtatgtatgttccTGATATGACTTTATCTATGTGATTTGCTGGATGGCACAAAGCAGCCTCTGCctgataataataaaacaagtcgcgtaaggcaaaaatactttttcagcaagaccgtatattcgtagcatcgtaagtccaccgctcgtggcaaaggcagtgaaattgacaagaagagcggggtagttagtagttgcgctgagaaggatagcacgcttttctgtacctctcttcgttttaactttctgagcgtgtttttaatccaaacatatcatatctatatgtttttggaatcaggaacggacaagaaataagatgaaagtgtttttaaattgatttcgaaaatttaattttcatcataatttttatatttttaattttcagagcttgtttttaatccaaatataacatatttatatgtttttggaatcacaaaatgatgaagaataagatgaacgtaaatttggatcgttttataaaaaaattgctaaaacaaatacatccggggatatcattcccaggaactctcatgtaaaatgtcataaagatcggtccagtagtttggtctgaatcgctctacacacacaaacacacgcacagacatacagacagacagacagacagacagacagacagacagacacagacagacagacacacacacgcacagacagacagacagacagacagacagacagacagacacagacagacacagacacacagagacacaccgagacacacagacacacacagacacacagacacatacatacatacatacatacatacatacatacatacatacatacatacatacatacatacatacatacatacatacatacatacatacgaccctcgtctcgattccccctctatgttaaaacatttagtcaaaacttgactaaatgtaatgagggtTTATTAATTTTAACCCTTGGTCTATTCGCACTTTCATGACGACTTGTTGTGATGCTGATTATTATtgaatttgtgtatgtgtaatgATGTTGTTTACGTCTCAATTGTGTAGTGGCTATAAGTAATAACAACCCCCAAAACGGCTGCGACATTgacgacaaaaaacaaaaccaaaacaacacaacaccactTTTTCACTGGCAAAGCAAGCAACGAGACGTCTATCTCTCTTGGGAAAAAATAGGTGGTCCTGAGAAGGACCTGTTGTAGAAGAAGGTGAAAGAGGCAAAGTTGTTATGCCTTGCCACCGGGAGCCTTGGTCTGGGACTTCTTGGGCAGAAGCACAGCCTGGATGTTGGGCAGCACACCACCCTGGGCGATGGTCACACCCGACAGAAGTTTGTTCAACTCCTCGTCGTTGCGGATGGCCAGCTGCAGGTGACGGGGGATGATTCTCGTCTTCTTGTTGTCGCGGGCAGCGTTGCCTGCCAACTCCAGGACCTCAGCGGCCAAGTACTCGAGCACGGCAGCCAGGTACACGGGGGCACCGGCACCCACACGCTCGGCGTAGTTGCCCTTGCGCAACAGACGGTGGATACGACCCACGGGGAACTGAAGTCCAGCACGGGACGAGCGAGACTTGCTCTTTCCCTTAACCTTTCCTCCTTTGCCGCGACCAGACATGATGCAAGTTGGATGATGTTTGAAAAATTCGTACGCAAAGCGAACGAATCCAATAATGCCAACGCCGACGCGACCGACCCCTTTTATACCCATCACTAGCCCTCCAACTGCACGTCGAGTCAACGGCAAAATCCACCAATGGCGAGCGCCCCTTTGGCGGCACTGCCGGCGCGAGTGTTTGCGCACTGTATAAAAGAGCGCGGTCGGCTTGGCGGCGCTACCTTTTGCGACTCACAACCCGCAGACGAATCAACCATGCCACCCAAAGTTAGCTCCAAAGGCGCCAAGAAGGCCGGCAAGGCCAAGGCTGTTCGCTCCGGCGACAAGAAGCgcaagaggaagaggaaggaaaGCTACGCCATCTACATCTACAAGGTGCTCAAGCAGGTGCACCCCGACACTGGCATCAGCAGCAAGGCCATGTCTATCATGAACAGCTTCGTCAACGATATCTTTGAGAGAATCGCCGCTGAAGCTTCCAGACTGGCCCACTACAACAAGCGCTCCACCATCACCAGTCGGGAGATCCAGACCGCGGTCCGCCTCCTCCTCCCCGGTGAGCTGGCCAAGCACGCCGTCAGTGAGGGCACCAAGGCCGTCACCAAGTACACCAGCAGCAAGTAGACTCTTAAAACTGCTGTTTGGCCAAACCGGCAAACGTAAAACACACAGGTCCTTCTCAGGACCACCCACTTTTTCCAGAGAGAGATGAATTTCTCGTTGCCAACGAACCAACTCAATACACACtcaatacacaatacacaatacacaatacatgtacacaacaatgtctctctctccttccctatATTTAATTTATTAGTCAAGGAACCAACGGATCCAACGGATCCCAACATCTATCTCGGGGACAAAACTCCATTATAATATTTACCCATTATAATGTAAAAGCGTATAAGCATATAGTAAACATCCAACAAATAACCAAAactacataaacaaacaaaaaaatcacttgtCAACCGTCAAATTAGTGTCATCAATATCCGCCGGCCGGCGTCACTACAATCTGT is part of the Littorina saxatilis isolate snail1 linkage group LG6, US_GU_Lsax_2.0, whole genome shotgun sequence genome and encodes:
- the LOC138968093 gene encoding histone H2B, gonadal; its protein translation is MPPKVSSKGAKKAGKAKAVRSGDKKRKRKRKESYAIYIYKVLKQVHPDTGISSKAMSIMNSFVNDIFERIAAEASRLAHYNKRSTITSREIQTAVRLLLPGELAKHAVSEGTKAVTKYTSSK
- the LOC138968091 gene encoding histone H4, with protein sequence MTGRGKGGKGLGKGGAKRHRKVLRDNIQGITKPAIRRLARRGGVKRISGLIYEETRGVLKVFLENVIRDAVTYTEHAKRKTVTAMDVVYALKRQGRTLYGFGG
- the LOC138968092 gene encoding histone H2A-like: MGIKGVGRVGVGIIGFVRFAYEFFKHHPTCIMSGRGKGGKVKGKSKSRSSRAGLQFPVGRIHRLLRKGNYAERVGAGAPVYLAAVLEYLAAEVLELAGNAARDNKKTRIIPRHLQLAIRNDEELNKLLSGVTIAQGGVLPNIQAVLLPKKSQTKAPGGKA
- the LOC138968090 gene encoding histone H3, encoding MARTKQTARKSTGGKAPRKQLATKAARKSAPATGGVKKPHRYRPGTVALREIRRYQKSTELLIRKLPFQRLVREIAQDFKTDLRFQSSAVMALQEASEAYLVGLFEDTNLCAIHAKRVTIMPKDIQLARRIRGERA